Proteins co-encoded in one Pseudarthrobacter chlorophenolicus A6 genomic window:
- a CDS encoding DUF1918 domain-containing protein — translation MEAAQGDRIIVHGRTVGATDRHGVILEVRGEGGAPPYVVRFDDGHETVMYPGGDFAVDHGHAN, via the coding sequence ATGGAGGCTGCACAAGGCGACCGCATTATTGTGCACGGAAGGACTGTAGGGGCAACGGACCGTCACGGAGTGATCCTGGAAGTCCGGGGCGAAGGCGGAGCACCGCCGTATGTTGTCCGGTTCGACGACGGCCACGAAACTGTTATGTATCCCGGCGGTGATTTCGCCGTCGACCACGGACACGCCAACTGA
- a CDS encoding NUDIX domain-containing protein, with protein MDHASVAASSIPPVRTGPRNPGDAWVEGDRGRFWGRFGAAGVLAWDPAKGVLLQHRAIWSHNGGTWGLPGGALHEGEDAVAGALREAHEEAAVPAEHVDVLFTSVLDLGYWSYTTVVVKVREPFEPVISDPESIELLWVPLAEVADKELHPGFGAAWPGLRERLV; from the coding sequence ATGGACCACGCATCCGTCGCCGCATCGTCGATTCCGCCTGTCCGCACCGGCCCCCGCAACCCGGGGGACGCCTGGGTGGAGGGGGACCGCGGCCGCTTCTGGGGCCGGTTCGGCGCTGCCGGAGTCCTCGCCTGGGACCCGGCCAAAGGAGTGCTGCTGCAGCACCGCGCCATCTGGAGCCACAACGGGGGAACCTGGGGTCTGCCCGGCGGCGCCCTGCACGAGGGCGAGGACGCGGTAGCCGGAGCGCTGCGCGAAGCCCATGAGGAGGCTGCCGTCCCGGCGGAGCACGTGGACGTGCTGTTCACCTCGGTCCTGGACCTGGGCTACTGGTCCTACACCACGGTGGTGGTCAAGGTGCGCGAGCCTTTCGAGCCCGTGATCAGCGATCCCGAGAGCATCGAACTGCTGTGGGTGCCATTGGCCGAGGTTGCCGACAAGGAACTGCATCCCGGTTTCGGCGCGGCGTGGCCCGGCCTCCGGGAGCGGCTTGTCTAG
- a CDS encoding ABC1 kinase family protein produces MASGPRRQVGPAAVPGHVRSRYRRILRFAARHLAAVWWYELLLPRIGLARVAERTRPARMQRFARRFHALAVELGGLMIKVGQFLSSRLDVLPPEITEELQGLQDEVPPVAFPAIRALASSDLGFPLDEVFAVFVEEPLAAASLGQAHRARLLHADAEVAGVKDVVVKVQRPGIEAIVAVDLAALRKVGGWLSHFRIVADRADMPSLVEEFAQTSLEEIDYLHEAASAERFAADFAGDVRVHVPRPAWERCTRRVLTLEDVTAIKITDTDALRAAGIDPSEVAPVFASVMFDQLFTNGFFHADPHPGNIFVTPTPPGSGGHPWKLTFIDFGMMGEVTPSTRSGLRKLLIAAAARDGKGLVAAIRDVGVLVPSADTVELERAMTHLFARFGGMGFAELREVDPREFRDFAEEFGEVVRSLPFQLPENFLLIIRAMSLTSGVCSSLDERFNLWDSVEPYAARLLREEGGNIVQDAARQVAGAAGLALRLPQRVDDLITRIGEGSVSVANPRLERQVARLDRTARRTASAVVFAALLIAGAMVRADDSVLGTVLMAASAVPLLHGAWVGRRSR; encoded by the coding sequence GTGGCTTCCGGCCCTCGCCGGCAGGTGGGCCCGGCTGCAGTCCCGGGCCACGTCCGTTCCCGCTACCGCCGCATCCTGCGCTTTGCCGCACGGCACCTGGCAGCCGTGTGGTGGTACGAGCTGCTGCTGCCCCGGATAGGGCTGGCACGCGTTGCCGAGCGGACGCGTCCGGCACGGATGCAGCGGTTCGCCCGCCGTTTCCACGCACTGGCTGTGGAGCTTGGCGGCCTGATGATCAAGGTGGGCCAGTTCCTGTCTTCCCGGCTTGATGTGCTCCCGCCGGAAATCACCGAAGAACTCCAGGGCCTGCAGGATGAGGTGCCTCCTGTCGCGTTCCCGGCCATCCGTGCCCTTGCCTCCTCCGATCTCGGCTTTCCCCTTGACGAGGTGTTTGCCGTGTTCGTAGAGGAGCCCCTGGCCGCAGCCTCCCTCGGCCAGGCGCACCGGGCGCGTCTGCTGCATGCCGACGCGGAGGTGGCCGGGGTCAAGGACGTGGTGGTCAAAGTGCAGCGTCCGGGCATTGAAGCGATCGTCGCCGTCGACCTCGCGGCCCTGCGGAAAGTGGGAGGCTGGCTCAGCCACTTCCGGATCGTGGCCGACCGTGCCGACATGCCGTCCCTGGTGGAGGAGTTTGCGCAGACCAGCCTCGAGGAGATCGACTATCTCCACGAAGCCGCCAGCGCCGAAAGGTTCGCCGCGGACTTCGCCGGCGACGTCCGGGTCCACGTGCCGCGGCCCGCCTGGGAGCGGTGCACCCGCCGCGTGCTCACCCTGGAGGATGTCACAGCCATCAAAATCACGGACACAGACGCTCTCCGTGCGGCCGGCATCGACCCCTCAGAGGTGGCACCGGTGTTCGCCTCGGTCATGTTTGACCAGCTGTTCACCAACGGCTTCTTCCACGCCGACCCGCACCCGGGCAACATTTTCGTCACGCCCACCCCGCCTGGATCCGGCGGCCATCCGTGGAAACTGACCTTCATCGACTTCGGCATGATGGGCGAGGTCACGCCATCCACCCGCAGTGGCCTGCGCAAGCTCCTGATCGCGGCCGCGGCCCGCGACGGCAAGGGACTGGTGGCCGCCATCCGCGATGTCGGCGTCCTGGTGCCTTCGGCGGACACCGTGGAGCTGGAACGGGCCATGACGCACCTGTTCGCCCGGTTTGGCGGGATGGGCTTCGCCGAGCTCCGCGAGGTGGACCCGCGCGAATTCCGCGACTTCGCGGAGGAATTCGGCGAAGTGGTCCGCTCCCTTCCCTTCCAGCTTCCCGAAAATTTCCTGCTGATCATCCGGGCGATGTCCCTCACCTCGGGGGTCTGCAGTTCGCTGGATGAGCGCTTCAACCTGTGGGACTCGGTGGAACCCTATGCTGCCCGGCTGCTGCGGGAAGAGGGCGGAAACATTGTTCAGGACGCCGCCCGGCAGGTGGCCGGGGCTGCGGGACTTGCGCTGCGTCTCCCGCAGAGGGTGGATGACCTGATCACCCGGATCGGTGAAGGGAGCGTGTCCGTTGCCAACCCCCGGCTGGAGCGGCAGGTGGCCAGGCTGGACCGCACGGCCCGCCGGACGGCGTCGGCCGTGGTCTTTGCGGCGCTGCTCATCGCCGGGGCCATGGTCCGGGCCGACGACTCCGTGCTCGGAACCGTTCTGATGGCAGCGTCAGCGGTTCCGCTGCTCCACGGCGCCTGGGTGGGGCGGAGAAGCCGGTAG
- a CDS encoding endonuclease/exonuclease/phosphatase family protein: protein MRVISYNLRKHAASGELLALARNHDIDALCLQEVDAADLPETLGPLHLADATKGNRLGLAIYYRTSRFTALDTQSFALQKSMHDRVLAPAHERLIGTRVMDNDTQHELVIGSFHAAPLTASNSLRRKQIHAAHAELLSMGKGLMTLMVGDFNYPFFTKNLHLHMKNSGYALSLSNRRTYTRYKVFKGHFDFATSLGLDITSVETLPRGKSDHLPILVHAEYGKDY, encoded by the coding sequence ATGCGCGTCATCAGCTACAACCTTCGCAAGCACGCAGCCAGCGGCGAACTGCTTGCCCTCGCCCGGAATCATGACATCGATGCGCTGTGCCTGCAGGAAGTTGATGCGGCGGACCTGCCGGAAACCCTGGGCCCGCTCCACTTGGCGGACGCCACCAAGGGGAACCGGCTGGGGCTGGCCATCTACTACCGGACCAGCCGCTTCACGGCCCTGGACACCCAATCGTTCGCGCTGCAGAAATCAATGCACGACCGGGTTTTGGCGCCGGCCCATGAGCGGCTGATCGGAACGCGTGTGATGGACAACGACACGCAGCACGAACTGGTCATCGGGTCCTTCCACGCCGCCCCGCTGACAGCGTCCAATTCCTTGCGCCGCAAGCAGATCCACGCCGCGCACGCCGAACTGCTGAGCATGGGCAAGGGCCTGATGACGCTGATGGTGGGAGACTTCAACTACCCGTTCTTCACCAAGAACCTGCATCTGCACATGAAGAACTCCGGCTACGCCCTGTCCCTCAGCAACCGGCGCACGTACACCCGCTACAAAGTCTTCAAGGGGCATTTTGATTTCGCCACGTCGTTGGGACTGGACATCACCAGCGTCGAAACGCTGCCCCGGGGCAAGTCGGACCATTTGCCCATTCTGGTCCACGCCGAGTACGGCAAGGACTACTAG
- a CDS encoding thioesterase family protein, with amino-acid sequence MTDELPELAEGHAYYQALGGGHFRSTIHAQGAWNTHEQHMAPASGLLADALERLQPRPGMRMARLSYEILGLIPGGDFHIEATVLRPGKTIELLQAELVAQGRTAIRATAWRMVTSDTSAVAAVEDAPIPGPEDCKPYDGSAIWPGGYIRSLEMRVAEGHRPGAGKVWLRTAHPLTDSEDSGDLARLMGLVDTANGIAARVPPGPDSYAFPNLDLQIHMYRRPEGEWLGLDNAVSFGRDGIGLTSTVLHDLQGPFGRAEQILTLRQT; translated from the coding sequence TTGACTGACGAGCTTCCCGAACTGGCCGAAGGCCATGCCTACTACCAGGCACTTGGCGGCGGCCATTTCCGCTCCACCATCCACGCCCAGGGCGCCTGGAACACGCACGAGCAGCATATGGCCCCGGCCTCCGGCCTGCTGGCGGACGCCCTCGAGCGCCTCCAGCCGCGGCCCGGGATGAGGATGGCGCGGCTTAGCTACGAGATCCTGGGCCTGATACCCGGTGGAGACTTCCACATCGAGGCCACGGTGCTGCGGCCCGGCAAGACCATCGAGCTGCTCCAGGCCGAACTTGTGGCACAGGGCAGGACTGCCATCCGGGCCACCGCCTGGCGGATGGTCACCAGCGACACCTCAGCGGTTGCCGCCGTCGAAGACGCGCCCATCCCCGGCCCGGAAGATTGCAAACCGTACGACGGGTCCGCCATCTGGCCCGGCGGCTACATCCGGTCCCTGGAAATGCGGGTGGCGGAAGGACACCGTCCCGGCGCGGGAAAGGTCTGGCTCCGCACAGCGCATCCGCTGACCGACAGCGAAGACAGCGGAGACCTTGCCCGCCTCATGGGCCTGGTGGACACTGCCAACGGCATTGCCGCGCGGGTTCCGCCGGGACCGGACAGCTACGCCTTTCCCAACCTGGACCTGCAGATCCACATGTACCGCCGGCCAGAGGGGGAGTGGCTGGGCCTGGACAACGCCGTATCGTTCGGCCGGGATGGCATAGGCCTGACATCAACGGTCCTGCATGACTTGCAGGGCCCGTTCGGCAGGGCTGAACAGATCCTCACGCTGCGCCAAACCTGA
- a CDS encoding PadR family transcriptional regulator, producing the protein MRGSYPGYGFGSNNMDGLWQAIEDFRSRFEKPEGTRAGKGEVRAAVLALLAERPMHGYQIIREIEERSGGSWKPSAGSVYPTLQLLADEGVIRAEESNGRKIYSLTEAGRDEAAGNAASNPWAGAGPQSTAGFASLPKAGVELAQAAAQVGRTGTPEQVKQAVAVLDEARRRMYSILAQD; encoded by the coding sequence ATGCGTGGCTCATACCCGGGATATGGATTCGGCAGCAACAACATGGACGGACTCTGGCAGGCCATTGAGGACTTCCGTTCCCGCTTCGAAAAGCCGGAAGGCACCCGCGCCGGTAAAGGCGAGGTGCGGGCGGCGGTCCTTGCCCTGCTGGCAGAGCGGCCCATGCACGGCTACCAGATCATCCGCGAAATCGAGGAACGCAGCGGCGGCAGCTGGAAGCCCAGCGCCGGTTCTGTCTACCCCACCCTGCAGTTGCTCGCCGATGAGGGCGTGATCAGGGCCGAGGAATCCAACGGCCGGAAAATCTACTCCCTGACCGAAGCCGGCCGGGACGAGGCTGCCGGGAACGCCGCATCGAACCCCTGGGCCGGGGCGGGGCCGCAATCCACAGCAGGATTCGCTTCCCTTCCCAAGGCGGGCGTTGAGCTGGCGCAGGCTGCCGCGCAGGTGGGCCGGACCGGCACCCCGGAGCAGGTGAAGCAGGCGGTGGCAGTGCTGGACGAGGCACGCCGGCGGATGTACTCGATCCTCGCCCAGGACTGA
- a CDS encoding metallophosphoesterase family protein, translating into MPLNILLIADTHVPKRARELPAQVWSAVERADVVFHAGDWVDAPLLDEFEQRARQLVGVYGNNDGPDLRARLPETATVTLEGVRFAMVHETGQAKGRELRCEARYPDADVLVFGHSHIPWDTTSPRGLRLLNPGSPTDRRRQPSCTYMTAVVGGGRLTGVQLVEVRRG; encoded by the coding sequence ATGCCGCTGAACATCCTCCTGATCGCCGATACCCACGTCCCCAAGCGCGCCCGGGAACTGCCCGCGCAAGTGTGGTCCGCCGTCGAACGCGCCGATGTGGTTTTCCACGCCGGAGACTGGGTGGATGCCCCGTTGCTTGATGAATTCGAGCAGCGCGCGCGGCAACTGGTGGGTGTCTATGGCAACAACGACGGCCCGGATTTGCGCGCCCGGCTGCCCGAAACGGCAACCGTCACCCTGGAGGGCGTCCGTTTTGCGATGGTGCACGAGACTGGCCAGGCAAAGGGCCGTGAACTGCGCTGCGAGGCACGCTATCCGGATGCGGATGTCCTGGTCTTCGGGCACAGCCATATCCCGTGGGATACCACGTCGCCGCGGGGCCTGCGGCTGCTGAACCCGGGCTCCCCCACGGACCGCCGGCGGCAACCCTCGTGCACCTACATGACGGCCGTGGTTGGCGGCGGCCGGCTCACCGGGGTGCAACTGGTGGAGGTACGGCGCGGTTAG